A stretch of the Sorangium aterium genome encodes the following:
- the tssM gene encoding type VI secretion system membrane subunit TssM codes for MWLWILSALFLTAVWGVWFMLRPAAGEGAEAFPIEIPLVATAVVLAVLVGLAIYRRIRAARAARALEKAIAQQAQEQVINAKPERRAEIQELNRQMQEGIAALKASKLGGGKRGADALYVLPWYVMVGPPGAGKTTALRHSGLVFPYVDPERTGVRGVGGTRNCEWWFTNEAILLDTAGRYTTESDDHDEWMAFLETLLQHREHKPLNGVIVAVSLSELLDASDEQIDQTGKKIRARIDEMQQTLHMVLPVYVLFTKSDLVAGFTEYFGDLKKSERAQAWGATVRLDENKDEPGKIFDREFDVLVEKLHARLTKRLIGERNREVKEKSYQFPLEFAAVKRNLSDFIAAAFAPKAGAAPTPILRGFYFTSGVQEGRPLDRVVGAMGRAFGLRAGLGEGEEDAAVPKESKSFFLHDVFTNVVFPDQDLAARSEAELRRRRMQRILVAAAAALVALLFLLPALISYFNNKALVAETRRISDEIAFVDWSGRAGTPPNVRANIDKLDRLQEHVGKLDGYVENTPIEYGWFMFQGDKLFPPTMGQYIMSLKQGFVSPAKAQLEAKLEKVREGEFLDGYNALRSYLLLGKEYQGHMDEQAARWQTGRLVQVWADTLKPFTDLPESELKERLTPHVAYYIDLVRRKKLEAEELNEPLIARARADLLRVDPTKRYYDQFVTSLIDQKYDESGPNTPENLKYPPVSLNEMFADRSEVLTVIHSAQKNRGGTWFEVQGPYTAKGHAQVLESLKEGRKKLERELWVLPLSSDEKRQGDQIQKELDRVRQDYDNAYIAQWEAFFRDIQVDVPKTNRDAIHEFRVLSTPDWPYRRLLQRLSDETQFGKDEKPSLLTADGGLLDRAKDMIAQKVDRRTGVRVDSMLTGNQREHYDPVPDKFESMASFGVPQPPAGEGQPPPPPPKLGQYVGHLERLAGEMSVVEDGPPDADTSKATEAFQDAVKETQGLLLSMDQNGQRLMEPLLMNPLRQAYKAVVRRAGGAASGIWEVEVWPHYRDKIKDRYPFNLASSRDASLEDAMAFFKPKDGVLWGFYETYLKGFHYQVGHEFFPKAHLSGQPQAAKPFTPFSANLYNCLRRSNEISDALFGSSGGAEPKVVFHINMKTVSPIVSEVVFEVDGQKRLYRNEKEFWHTFNWPGEGAKGARIQVRGAGGLDEELVREGPWGIFRLFEAGTTTAQKDNDELFTVTWQMTAPPVIVTMEIRPTRGNHPFPTSFFRATNCPASIGDRFGKG; via the coding sequence GCGCGGGCGCTCGAGAAGGCGATCGCGCAGCAGGCGCAGGAGCAGGTGATCAACGCGAAGCCGGAGCGGCGCGCGGAGATCCAGGAGCTCAACCGGCAGATGCAGGAGGGCATCGCCGCGCTCAAGGCCTCGAAGCTCGGCGGGGGCAAGCGGGGCGCCGACGCGCTCTACGTCCTCCCCTGGTACGTGATGGTCGGCCCGCCCGGGGCAGGCAAGACCACTGCCCTCCGGCACTCCGGGCTCGTGTTCCCGTACGTCGACCCCGAGCGCACCGGCGTGCGCGGCGTCGGCGGCACGAGGAACTGCGAGTGGTGGTTCACGAACGAGGCGATCCTCCTCGACACGGCCGGCCGGTACACGACCGAGAGCGACGACCACGACGAGTGGATGGCGTTCCTCGAGACCCTGCTGCAGCACCGCGAGCACAAGCCGCTGAACGGCGTCATCGTCGCGGTGAGCCTGAGCGAGCTGCTCGACGCGAGCGACGAGCAGATCGATCAGACCGGCAAGAAGATCCGCGCGCGCATCGACGAGATGCAGCAGACGCTGCACATGGTCCTGCCGGTCTACGTGCTCTTCACGAAGAGCGACCTGGTGGCGGGCTTCACCGAGTACTTCGGCGACCTGAAGAAGAGCGAGCGCGCCCAGGCGTGGGGCGCCACCGTGCGGCTCGACGAGAACAAGGACGAGCCCGGGAAGATCTTCGACCGCGAGTTCGACGTGCTCGTCGAGAAGCTCCACGCGCGGCTGACGAAGCGGCTCATCGGCGAGCGCAACCGCGAGGTGAAGGAGAAGAGCTACCAGTTCCCGCTCGAGTTCGCGGCGGTGAAGCGCAACCTGTCGGACTTCATCGCGGCGGCGTTCGCGCCCAAGGCGGGCGCGGCGCCCACGCCGATCCTGCGCGGGTTCTACTTCACGAGCGGCGTCCAGGAGGGGCGGCCGCTCGACCGCGTGGTCGGGGCGATGGGGCGCGCGTTCGGGCTCCGCGCGGGGCTCGGCGAGGGCGAGGAGGACGCCGCGGTCCCGAAGGAGTCGAAGAGCTTCTTCCTGCACGACGTTTTCACCAACGTTGTCTTCCCGGATCAGGACCTCGCCGCGCGCTCCGAGGCGGAGCTTCGGCGGCGGCGGATGCAGCGGATCCTGGTCGCGGCGGCCGCGGCGCTCGTGGCGCTGCTGTTCCTCCTGCCGGCGCTGATCTCGTACTTCAACAACAAGGCGCTCGTCGCCGAGACCCGGCGCATCTCGGACGAGATCGCGTTCGTGGACTGGTCCGGGCGGGCCGGCACGCCGCCGAACGTGCGCGCGAACATCGACAAGCTCGATCGGCTGCAGGAGCACGTGGGGAAGCTCGACGGTTACGTCGAGAACACGCCGATCGAGTACGGCTGGTTCATGTTCCAGGGGGACAAGCTGTTCCCGCCGACGATGGGCCAGTACATCATGAGCTTGAAGCAGGGCTTCGTCAGCCCTGCGAAGGCGCAGCTCGAGGCGAAGCTCGAGAAGGTGCGCGAAGGGGAGTTCCTGGACGGCTACAACGCCCTGCGGAGCTATCTCCTGCTCGGCAAGGAGTACCAGGGCCACATGGATGAGCAGGCGGCGCGGTGGCAGACCGGGCGGCTCGTCCAGGTCTGGGCCGACACCCTGAAGCCGTTCACCGATCTGCCCGAGAGCGAGCTCAAGGAGCGGCTCACGCCGCACGTCGCGTATTACATCGACCTCGTGCGGCGGAAGAAGCTCGAGGCCGAGGAGCTGAACGAGCCGCTCATCGCCCGGGCGCGCGCCGACCTGCTGCGGGTCGACCCGACGAAGCGCTACTACGATCAGTTTGTAACGAGCCTGATCGATCAGAAGTACGACGAGTCGGGGCCGAACACGCCGGAGAACCTGAAGTACCCGCCGGTGTCGCTCAACGAGATGTTCGCGGATCGGTCCGAGGTGCTGACCGTCATCCACAGCGCGCAGAAGAACCGGGGCGGGACGTGGTTCGAGGTGCAGGGGCCCTACACGGCCAAGGGGCACGCGCAGGTGCTCGAGTCGCTGAAGGAGGGGAGGAAGAAGCTCGAGCGCGAGCTCTGGGTGCTCCCGCTGTCGAGCGACGAGAAGCGGCAGGGCGACCAGATCCAGAAGGAGCTCGACCGCGTCCGGCAGGACTACGACAACGCGTACATCGCGCAGTGGGAGGCGTTCTTCCGCGACATCCAGGTCGACGTCCCGAAGACGAACCGGGACGCGATCCACGAGTTCAGGGTGCTCTCCACGCCCGACTGGCCCTACCGGCGGCTGCTCCAGCGGCTCTCGGACGAGACGCAGTTCGGGAAGGACGAGAAGCCGAGCCTGCTGACGGCGGACGGCGGCCTGCTCGACAGGGCCAAGGACATGATCGCGCAGAAGGTCGATCGGCGGACGGGCGTGCGGGTCGACTCGATGCTCACGGGGAACCAGCGCGAGCACTACGATCCGGTGCCCGACAAGTTCGAGTCGATGGCCAGCTTCGGGGTGCCCCAGCCGCCGGCAGGCGAAGGGCAGCCCCCGCCGCCCCCGCCCAAGCTCGGCCAGTACGTGGGCCACCTCGAGCGGCTGGCAGGGGAGATGAGCGTCGTCGAGGACGGGCCGCCGGACGCGGACACCTCGAAGGCCACGGAGGCGTTCCAGGACGCGGTGAAGGAGACCCAGGGGCTGCTGCTCTCGATGGACCAGAACGGGCAGCGGCTGATGGAGCCGCTCCTCATGAACCCCCTCCGGCAGGCGTACAAGGCCGTCGTGCGGCGCGCAGGCGGCGCGGCGAGCGGGATCTGGGAGGTCGAGGTCTGGCCGCACTACCGCGACAAGATCAAGGACCGCTACCCGTTCAACCTCGCCTCGTCGCGCGACGCGTCGCTCGAGGACGCGATGGCCTTCTTCAAGCCGAAGGACGGGGTGCTCTGGGGCTTCTACGAGACGTACCTCAAGGGCTTCCACTACCAGGTCGGGCACGAGTTCTTCCCGAAGGCCCACCTGTCGGGGCAGCCGCAGGCGGCGAAGCCGTTCACGCCGTTCAGCGCGAACCTGTACAACTGCCTCCGGCGCTCGAACGAGATCTCCGACGCGCTCTTCGGGAGCAGCGGCGGGGCGGAGCCGAAGGTCGTCTTCCACATCAACATGAAGACGGTCAGCCCGATCGTGAGCGAGGTGGTCTTCGAGGTCGACGGCCAGAAGAGGCTCTATCGCAACGAGAAGGAGTTCTGGCACACCTTCAACTGGCCGGGCGAAGGCGCGAAGGGCGCGAGGATCCAGGTGCGCGGCGCGGGCGGGCTCGACGAGGAGCTCGTGCGCGAAGGGCCGTGGGGGATCTTCCGGCTCTTCGAGGCCGGGACGACCACCGCCCAGAAGGACAACGACGAGCTGTTCACGGTGACCTGGCAGATGACCGCGCCGCCTGTGATCGTGACCATGGAGATCCGGCCGACCCGCGGGAACCACCCGTTCCCGACGAGCTTCTTCCGGGCGACCAACTGCCCTGCCAGCATCGGCGATCGCTTCGGCAAAGGGTGA